Genomic DNA from Candidatus Bipolaricaulota bacterium:
GCAGGGCCTCCAGCGTCACTTCGGAGTTCTCCGGGAACGCTCGCTCGAGGGTGTCGAGGTTCACGCACGCGTACTCGATCCGCGTGTAGTTGTGAAAGCCCCGCTTGGGGAACCGCATCCAGATCGGAGTCTGCCCTCCCTCGAACCCGAGGCGGACCCCACCGCCGGAGCGGGAGTTCTGCCCCTTGGTCCCGCGGCCGCTTTCGTGCCCGCCGTGTCCGGAGCTATAACCGCGTCCGACACGCTTGCGCCGGTGGACGCTCCCCTTGGTGGGGCGAAGATC
This window encodes:
- the rplO gene encoding 50S ribosomal protein L15 is translated as MRLEDLRPTKGSVHRRKRVGRGYSSGHGGHESGRGTKGQNSRSGGGVRLGFEGGQTPIWMRFPKRGFHNYTRIEYACVNLDTLERAFPENSEVTLEALRARKLVKGRNKRLKILGRGELTKPLIVRAHRFSSTARQKIEQAGGKAEVI